A window from Chloracidobacterium sp. encodes these proteins:
- a CDS encoding MFS transporter: MSHFPAPDLVAPATEEDADASASASRYAWYILLILTLVQVVNYIDRQIIPPLLKPIQDELNLSNTAVGFLGTAFMLVHSLAAVPLGVLADRFARRKIIAAGVGFWSLATAAAGFATSYSHLLLARGAVGVGEAAYAPAATSLLSDMFPARMWAKVISIFNLGLVVGAALGLVLGGVLSEKIGWRACFLVVGLPGLALTVIVWLFREPSRSHTLTPLHWADMAQLLHIRSLWLVIAGAASVTFAAGALVHFLPKLVTEIYGVDSSKAAIRLTPIVVAAFFGVITGGVVADWLQQRFAAGRALTMAGAFLLGAPFLYWGLYAPTLNQFILAGFIATFFMSFYHGPVAAIVTDLVPSSLRSAAIGFYMFAIHILGDMPSPVIVGFLSDVMAGESAPPSVMTEALRQAMLLCVVTTALGGLIFAVVSPILRRRTSAATTPVGAA, encoded by the coding sequence ATGAGTCACTTCCCGGCGCCCGACTTGGTTGCGCCTGCAACTGAAGAAGACGCTGACGCTTCGGCGTCGGCGTCGCGCTACGCTTGGTACATTTTGCTCATTCTGACCTTGGTGCAGGTGGTCAACTACATTGACCGCCAGATCATCCCCCCGCTGCTCAAGCCCATTCAGGACGAACTCAACCTGAGCAATACCGCCGTCGGCTTTCTGGGGACGGCGTTTATGCTGGTGCACTCGTTGGCGGCGGTACCGTTGGGCGTCCTCGCTGACCGCTTCGCCCGCCGCAAAATCATCGCCGCCGGCGTTGGCTTCTGGAGTCTGGCGACGGCGGCGGCTGGTTTTGCGACTTCCTACAGTCATCTGTTGCTGGCACGTGGCGCGGTTGGCGTCGGCGAAGCCGCTTACGCTCCGGCGGCAACCTCGCTGCTGAGCGACATGTTCCCAGCGCGGATGTGGGCAAAAGTCATCAGCATTTTCAACCTTGGATTGGTTGTCGGTGCCGCGCTGGGGTTGGTGCTGGGCGGCGTGCTCAGTGAGAAAATCGGCTGGCGCGCTTGTTTTCTGGTCGTCGGTTTGCCGGGTCTGGCGCTCACCGTGATCGTTTGGTTGTTTCGTGAACCATCCCGCAGCCATACATTGACGCCGCTCCACTGGGCCGATATGGCGCAGTTGCTGCACATCAGGTCGTTGTGGCTGGTCATCGCCGGAGCCGCTAGCGTCACATTCGCCGCTGGGGCGCTCGTTCACTTTCTGCCGAAGTTAGTCACGGAAATTTACGGCGTTGATTCGTCCAAAGCGGCGATTCGATTGACACCTATCGTCGTCGCTGCGTTTTTCGGCGTCATCACGGGGGGCGTCGTCGCTGACTGGCTTCAGCAACGATTCGCCGCCGGACGCGCCCTCACGATGGCCGGCGCGTTTCTGCTCGGCGCGCCGTTCCTTTACTGGGGACTGTATGCGCCGACCTTGAATCAGTTTATTCTCGCCGGTTTCATTGCCACTTTTTTTATGAGCTTCTACCACGGGCCGGTTGCAGCCATCGTGACTGATCTTGTGCCTTCGTCTCTGCGGTCGGCGGCGATTGGCTTCTACATGTTCGCCATTCATATCTTGGGAGATATGCCATCGCCGGTCATTGTGGGCTTTTTGTCAGATGTTATGGCCGGCGAGAGCGCGCCGCCGTCCGTCATGACCGAAGCGCTGCGGCAGGCGATGCTGCTCTGTGTGGTGACGACGGCGCTCGGCGGTTTGATTTTCGCCGTTGTGTCGCCAATTTTGCGCCGACGCACATCGGCGGCGACAACGCCGGTGGGCGCGGCATGA
- a CDS encoding GWxTD domain-containing protein, with the protein MFIAKMCCLCRVGLAVGLGLATALTPLATYAQDDAPAKKKKQRKIELDKIYERWVNEDVDYIITPEERAAFKKLQTDEEREEFIEQFWLRRDPDPDTPENEYREEYYRRIAYANEKFTSGIPGWKTDRGRIYITWGPPDSIESRPAGGPYERPIYEGGGTTSTYPFEIWFYRYLEGVGSGIEIEFVDPTGSGEYRIARNADEKDALLFVPNAGLTLAEQLGLASKVDRPFFSPGNRNGNNPLYPMRTQDLPFERLAILTNLQRAPSVRYRQLAEKVDQQVEFDVLPFEVRTDFLRAGESAIVTTFTLMFNNSDLGFKDEGGIQKAQLNIYARVSALTGKRVGIFEEAPIITYQQSQFEVGRKLNSVYQKSLILPPGNYKIDFVVRDVTSGHTGIVRQGFEVPRYSPEALSTSSLILADLIEPVTRVSGSQFIIGANKVRPSVTQRFKQNQNLGVYIQVYNVQIDQASLRPAIEAEYVITNTKTGQVVRRIREDGKNGISDLSGYGQQIVLGRLIPLTDIEPGSYEVTVVITDKVARKTLTPKTYFTVEAVKS; encoded by the coding sequence ATGTTCATCGCAAAGATGTGCTGCCTTTGCCGCGTGGGTTTGGCGGTCGGCCTTGGATTGGCGACGGCGCTGACGCCGTTGGCGACGTACGCGCAGGATGACGCTCCCGCCAAGAAAAAAAAGCAGCGCAAGATTGAACTCGACAAAATCTATGAGCGGTGGGTCAATGAAGACGTGGATTACATCATCACGCCTGAAGAACGCGCCGCCTTCAAGAAGCTCCAGACCGATGAGGAGCGCGAGGAGTTCATCGAACAGTTCTGGCTGCGCCGCGATCCCGATCCAGATACGCCGGAAAACGAGTACCGCGAGGAATACTACCGGCGCATCGCCTATGCGAACGAGAAGTTCACATCTGGCATTCCCGGTTGGAAAACCGACCGTGGACGCATTTACATCACTTGGGGGCCGCCAGACAGCATTGAATCCCGTCCGGCGGGCGGTCCCTACGAACGTCCCATCTATGAAGGCGGCGGGACGACTTCGACCTACCCGTTTGAGATTTGGTTTTACCGCTACTTGGAGGGTGTCGGGTCGGGCATTGAAATCGAGTTCGTAGACCCGACCGGCAGCGGCGAGTATCGCATCGCCCGCAACGCTGACGAAAAAGACGCCCTGCTGTTTGTACCGAACGCCGGCCTGACGCTTGCTGAGCAGCTTGGTCTGGCCTCCAAAGTGGATCGCCCCTTCTTCAGCCCCGGCAACCGGAACGGCAACAACCCCCTATATCCGATGCGGACGCAAGACCTGCCGTTTGAACGGTTGGCGATTCTCACCAATCTGCAGCGCGCCCCAAGCGTGCGCTATCGGCAGCTCGCCGAAAAAGTGGACCAGCAGGTTGAGTTTGATGTGCTGCCGTTCGAGGTGCGAACCGACTTCCTGCGCGCCGGCGAGTCGGCCATCGTGACGACCTTCACCCTAATGTTCAACAACAGCGATCTGGGCTTCAAGGACGAAGGCGGCATTCAGAAGGCGCAGCTCAACATTTACGCGCGCGTTTCGGCGCTGACCGGCAAGCGGGTCGGGATCTTCGAGGAAGCGCCCATCATCACCTACCAGCAGTCGCAGTTTGAGGTGGGGCGCAAGCTCAACTCGGTTTACCAAAAGAGCCTGATTTTGCCGCCGGGCAACTACAAGATTGATTTCGTCGTCCGCGATGTGACGAGTGGCCACACGGGCATCGTTCGGCAGGGTTTTGAAGTGCCGCGCTATTCGCCGGAAGCCCTCTCGACCAGTTCACTCATTTTGGCCGATCTCATTGAGCCGGTGACGCGCGTTTCCGGCAGTCAGTTCATCATCGGCGCCAACAAAGTTCGGCCGAGCGTGACGCAGCGGTTTAAGCAAAACCAGAACCTAGGCGTCTATATACAGGTTTACAACGTCCAGATTGACCAAGCTTCACTGCGTCCGGCGATTGAAGCCGAATATGTCATCACCAACACCAAGACCGGCCAAGTCGTACGGCGCATCCGCGAGGACGGTAAAAACGGCATTTCCGACCTGAGCGGCTATGGGCAACAGATCGTTTTAGGGCGACTCATTCCGTTGACGGACATCGAACCCGGAAGTTACGAGGTGACAGTGGTCATTACGGATAAGGTGGCGCGGAAAACGCTGACGCCCAAGACGTACTTCACTGTTGAGGCAGTGAAGTCATAA
- a CDS encoding translocation/assembly module TamB domain-containing protein: MARREQTLRLVGLGLALAVVGGLTALTVWVTRGGLDDWARRTLITELERQTDIRADIGELHVHLFSMSVEAVRIACFLPGDAEPFLTADRLTAEIAVESLWRQRFTLRHTALERPKLTLVFDERGFNLSRIRMPRRKRTLPQEPDEPLMDETFHGGRVVIRDGKVRIGAATYGVRGQVADVGVFGYTGDGRTLQVTAGFDQGGVEVTNAKGETRSLRDARVRLTAKVKKDAADITSLVVTTPLGELTAAGEVRWPDKQVRYAGNAYLTLDLTQTSQSLLGGLPLAGRVQMPARFSGDTEHFTLEGNLEPLAGRFFGVAATGLSADYRLEAPFDGFPSRAEADVKAGRIVFGGYALDGFSAHVAVSPEFVDVTDLTARTLGGRLRGRTRLAYPTGTRDRSTAKLTAEGLDVAQLVHLARLPSRGLTGRGSVQADLSWPGLDAAQVGGQVQVRFTGQAPSAEDTPQDDLPLSTEARGTLTPGVITIEALVARIGTGTLTASGRYRWRTREVDARLDYHTPELYEVQTLARRLGFKIPALTTQTADAKLELRGAGDITATVTGRPSALAAAGTASVSEIRVNNQCIGRAAVQFEASPTRLAVMEASLIQPDGGCLVAAFDGGWTDDRPTQVKCNAYELKLASLGAIACSIPATKALGEQLMAWGGRADGDFHLTGLPTLRTLQAGLAIRDWTKAIERVRGNGTLALTMVKTPLGDLKRGEARVSFQDDGLALEGFEARFPSGVVTGQGSYHPADGAYSVALRSDGLDALTLARAFGQPDLPLAGVVRLEATSASTINRVLSNHLDFKLRLDSDKLTIGGDEFKDVCLAAASDAAGEKATLTLTARYRDYPYRADATVTYLSPDGEPAFLVESQFDFDRTPLTPVLAIFDIGPQNLGGEITGRLRLSGPLYVVDPVTDTGGFTTSQLTLTGDFSALRLVIPLGELGATVDNYVVVNDGPLQFLLSDRALDFTQFRLKDEKGDTTAFTLGGRLGLSGGRDVVTAEGRIDLKLLRAFSKRVTSRGLLTIKAKIAGSLLNPRLAGYADIDDFGLRITELPVALENGGGRILFNANRAQIEALTADAGGGKIEVTGGAIFERLTDVRWRFGLRAENIRVKYPRDIRSLADGDLVLQGNRSLQVLSGVVRIKRAEYTTNTDLATLVQTQFIGLGGIGASLQTRGKRRTFTTLDVRVEAPDTLFIRNNIADVVGSASLRLSGSLDDPDVSGRILITRGQLEFRNDRFEVTRGVVSIPEGPTGGTFYDIQAEATIQGYRIIVGLTGTADNFNPVLRSEPNLPQSSILSLLATGRLPPPNIANTPTAAQQANVSAATTLLSELLTERIEEQTGRLFGINRFQIDPLLVGRGGDPTARLTVGRRITKDLSVTFSTNLATAEEQIILIEYRLRNNLSIIGLRDQRGNFGFDVRITKRF; the protein is encoded by the coding sequence ATGGCTCGACGTGAACAGACGCTCCGTTTGGTGGGTTTAGGACTGGCGCTGGCGGTCGTCGGCGGGCTGACAGCGCTGACGGTTTGGGTGACGCGCGGCGGTCTTGACGACTGGGCGCGGCGCACCCTTATCACCGAACTTGAACGCCAAACCGACATTCGTGCCGACATCGGCGAGTTGCATGTTCACCTGTTCTCAATGTCAGTTGAAGCGGTCCGCATCGCCTGCTTCCTACCCGGCGACGCCGAGCCGTTTCTGACGGCTGACCGCCTGACGGCGGAAATCGCTGTTGAAAGTCTGTGGCGACAACGATTTACGCTGCGTCATACCGCCCTTGAGCGCCCCAAGCTCACCTTGGTGTTTGATGAGCGCGGTTTCAATCTATCCCGGATTCGGATGCCGCGCCGAAAGCGAACGCTCCCACAGGAACCGGACGAACCGCTGATGGATGAAACGTTCCACGGCGGGCGAGTCGTCATCCGGGACGGCAAAGTGCGCATCGGTGCGGCGACGTATGGCGTACGGGGGCAGGTCGCCGACGTTGGGGTGTTCGGCTACACCGGCGACGGACGCACCCTACAGGTGACGGCCGGCTTTGACCAAGGCGGCGTGGAAGTCACCAACGCCAAAGGTGAAACCCGCTCTCTGCGCGATGCACGGGTGCGTCTGACCGCCAAGGTCAAAAAAGACGCCGCCGACATCACGTCGCTGGTTGTGACGACGCCGTTGGGCGAACTGACGGCCGCTGGGGAAGTTCGCTGGCCTGACAAACAGGTACGCTACGCTGGGAACGCTTATCTTACGCTCGACTTGACGCAAACCAGCCAAAGCTTGCTTGGAGGGTTGCCGCTTGCCGGGCGCGTCCAGATGCCGGCCCGCTTCAGCGGCGATACGGAGCACTTTACCCTTGAGGGCAATCTCGAACCGCTCGCCGGACGGTTCTTCGGCGTCGCCGCGACAGGGCTAAGCGCCGACTACCGACTTGAGGCGCCGTTTGACGGCTTTCCCTCCCGCGCCGAGGCGGATGTCAAAGCCGGGCGGATCGTCTTTGGAGGCTATGCGCTCGATGGCTTCAGTGCGCACGTCGCCGTCTCACCGGAGTTTGTGGATGTCACCGACCTCACGGCGCGGACACTCGGCGGCCGGCTGCGCGGACGGACGCGCCTTGCCTATCCGACCGGTACGCGCGACCGCTCGACCGCCAAGCTCACGGCGGAAGGGCTGGATGTTGCCCAGCTTGTCCATTTGGCGCGCCTCCCGTCCCGTGGGCTGACTGGACGCGGCAGTGTGCAGGCTGACCTGAGTTGGCCGGGCCTCGACGCAGCACAGGTCGGCGGACAGGTGCAGGTGCGATTCACTGGACAAGCACCGTCGGCCGAAGATACGCCGCAGGATGACTTGCCGCTCTCGACCGAGGCGCGGGGAACCCTAACGCCGGGCGTCATAACGATTGAAGCGCTGGTCGCCCGCATCGGTACTGGCACGCTGACAGCCTCCGGGCGCTACCGGTGGCGGACGCGCGAGGTGGACGCCCGGCTCGATTACCACACGCCTGAATTGTACGAGGTGCAAACCCTGGCCCGGCGTCTGGGGTTCAAGATTCCGGCCCTAACGACCCAAACAGCCGACGCCAAACTGGAACTGCGAGGGGCTGGAGACATCACAGCCACAGTGACGGGCAGGCCGTCAGCGCTTGCCGCCGCCGGAACGGCAAGCGTCAGTGAGATTCGTGTCAACAACCAGTGCATCGGACGCGCCGCTGTCCAGTTTGAAGCTTCACCGACGAGGTTGGCCGTGATGGAAGCGTCGCTGATTCAGCCCGATGGCGGATGCTTGGTTGCGGCTTTTGACGGCGGCTGGACGGACGACCGGCCAACACAGGTCAAATGCAACGCCTACGAACTCAAGTTGGCCTCGCTTGGAGCCATTGCCTGCTCCATTCCAGCGACAAAGGCGCTTGGCGAACAACTGATGGCATGGGGCGGACGCGCCGACGGTGATTTTCATCTAACCGGCTTGCCCACACTGCGGACGCTACAGGCCGGCCTGGCAATCCGTGACTGGACAAAAGCCATTGAACGGGTTCGAGGCAACGGGACGCTGGCGCTCACCATGGTCAAAACACCGCTCGGCGATCTCAAACGCGGTGAAGCGCGAGTGTCGTTTCAAGATGACGGGTTGGCGCTGGAGGGTTTTGAAGCGCGCTTTCCATCCGGCGTCGTCACTGGACAGGGGAGCTATCATCCGGCGGACGGCGCGTACAGCGTCGCACTGCGTTCGGACGGCCTTGACGCCCTAACGCTGGCTCGCGCGTTCGGACAGCCGGACTTACCGTTGGCGGGCGTCGTCAGGCTGGAGGCGACTTCCGCCTCGACCATCAACCGCGTCCTGTCCAACCACCTTGATTTCAAACTCAGGTTGGACAGCGACAAGCTGACCATTGGCGGCGATGAGTTCAAGGACGTATGCCTTGCCGCCGCCAGTGACGCCGCCGGTGAAAAAGCGACGCTGACGCTGACGGCGCGGTACCGCGACTATCCCTACCGCGCTGATGCAACCGTCACATACCTCAGCCCGGACGGCGAACCGGCGTTTCTTGTTGAAAGCCAATTCGACTTTGACCGGACGCCGCTCACGCCGGTGTTGGCGATTTTCGACATCGGGCCGCAGAACCTGGGCGGCGAAATCACTGGACGATTGCGGTTGTCCGGGCCGCTCTACGTGGTGGATCCGGTCACGGACACAGGGGGCTTCACGACCAGTCAACTGACGCTGACCGGCGACTTTTCGGCGCTGCGTCTGGTGATCCCCTTGGGCGAGCTGGGGGCGACGGTTGACAACTACGTTGTGGTCAACGACGGGCCGCTTCAGTTCTTGCTCAGCGATCGGGCACTGGATTTTACACAGTTTCGTCTCAAGGACGAAAAGGGCGACACGACGGCGTTTACGCTAGGGGGACGCCTGGGACTGTCCGGTGGACGCGACGTGGTGACGGCGGAGGGCCGGATTGACCTGAAACTCCTGCGGGCGTTTTCTAAACGTGTCACCTCGCGCGGGTTGCTGACCATCAAAGCTAAGATCGCCGGCAGCCTGTTGAATCCGCGTCTGGCCGGCTACGCCGACATTGACGACTTCGGCCTGCGCATCACGGAATTGCCGGTGGCGCTTGAAAACGGCGGCGGCCGCATCTTGTTCAACGCCAACCGCGCCCAAATTGAGGCGCTGACGGCCGACGCGGGCGGTGGAAAGATCGAAGTCACAGGCGGTGCGATCTTTGAACGGCTGACCGATGTTCGGTGGCGCTTTGGCCTTCGCGCCGAAAACATTCGTGTGAAATACCCCCGTGATATTCGGTCGCTGGCGGATGGTGATCTGGTGTTGCAGGGGAATCGGTCGTTGCAGGTGTTGAGCGGTGTGGTGCGCATCAAGCGCGCCGAGTACACGACCAACACCGATCTGGCGACGTTGGTGCAAACGCAGTTCATTGGGTTGGGCGGCATCGGCGCTTCGCTGCAGACGCGCGGCAAGCGCCGGACCTTTACGACGCTTGACGTGCGTGTTGAAGCGCCGGATACGCTGTTCATTCGGAACAACATTGCGGATGTTGTCGGGTCGGCGTCGTTGCGTCTGAGCGGCTCGCTGGACGACCCCGACGTTTCCGGGCGCATTCTCATCACGCGCGGGCAATTGGAGTTTCGCAACGACCGCTTTGAAGTAACACGCGGGGTGGTGTCCATTCCCGAAGGGCCGACCGGCGGGACGTTTTACGACATTCAGGCTGAAGCGACCATCCAGGGTTACCGCATCATCGTCGGGCTGACTGGCACGGCCGACAACTTCAACCCGGTTTTGCGCTCCGAACCCAACCTGCCGCAGTCGAGCATCCTGTCCTTGTTGGCGACCGGGCGGTTGCCGCCGCCGAACATTGCCAATACGCCGACCGCCGCCCAGCAGGCGAATGTGAGCGCCGCGACGACGCTACTTTCCGAGCTTTTGACGGAGCGTATTGAAGAGCAGACCGGACGACTGTTCGGCATCAATCGGTTTCAGATTGATCCCTTACTTGTTGGGCGCGGCGGCGACCCGACGGCGCGGTTGACTGTCGGGCGGCGCATTACCAAAGACCTGAGTGTGACCTTTTCAACTAATCTGGCGACGGCCGAGGAGCAAATCATTCTGATTGAGTATCGCCTGCGCAACAACCTCTCGATTATCGGTTTGCGCGACCAACGCGGAAACTTCGGCTTCGACGTGCGGATCACAAAGCGGTTTTAG